From the Nerophis ophidion isolate RoL-2023_Sa linkage group LG18, RoL_Noph_v1.0, whole genome shotgun sequence genome, one window contains:
- the LOC133537310 gene encoding uncharacterized protein LOC133537310 isoform X3, which yields MCQRTTAEYEEELYPTKEEKERQHEKHQVVLHRTDIHQLIGHQEECLPHLQGDSFTVKYPQPSHFKEEEGGECPVGQEEADVSKFPLTVVSVKTEEHEDKPPESSQLHHSPNVCEEHLHPEQQKWSFRMRTEEPQHSHIKKEEEYPLIPHFKKEEEDPLTPHFKKEVVDPLTPHSKEEE from the exons atgtgccaaagaacgacagcagagtacgaggaggaactttatccaacaaaagaggagaaggagcgacaacatgaaaaacatcaagttgtgttacacagaacag acatccatcagctgattggacaccaagaagaatgtctccctcatctgcagggggacagtttcactgtaaagtatccacagccctcacattttaaagaggaagaggggggagagtgtcctgtagggcaggaggaggctgatgtcagcaagtttccactgactgttgtctctgtgaagactgaagagcatgaagacaaaccacctgagtcctcacagcttcatcacagtccaa acgtctgtgaagaacatcttcaccctgagcaacagaagtggagcttcaggatgcggacagaggagccacagcactcccacattaagaaggaagaggaatacccactgataccccattttaaaaaggaagaggaggacccactgacaccccattttaaaaaggaagtggtGGATCCACTGACTCCTCACTCTAAGGAGGAAGAGTAG